From Scleropages formosus chromosome 9, fSclFor1.1, whole genome shotgun sequence, one genomic window encodes:
- the LOC108935315 gene encoding receptor activity-modifying protein 3-like: MDTNALRALRLSVTALIVNTFVTTGLSAIDKANLKPRVCNETALLIEIEKCGDRFQRDMMQVDPHNWCNLTHFIRDYNVFSYCTEWSAEDIGCYWPNPLVENYIIRVHKLFFSNCTVEPILWVDPPDNMLALLILTPVLLTLVMTILVAWYSRRGDILA, from the exons ATGGACACTAATGCGCTGCGCGCGCTCCGACTGTCCGTCACCGCGCTCATAG tcaatACCTTCGTGACAACTGGATTGTCAG CTATAGACAAAGCCAATTTGAAGCCAAGAGTGTGCAATGAAACAGCTCTGCTGATTGAGATTGAGAAATGCGGGGATCGGTTTCAACGTGACATGATGCAAGTGGACCCACATAACTGGTGTAACTTAACACACTTTATAAG GGATTACAATGTCTTCTCGTACTGCACGGAGTGGAGTGCCGAAGACATCGGCTGCTACTGGCCCAATCCCCTTGTGGAGAATTACATAATTCGTGTGCACAAGCTCTTCTTCTCGAACTGCACTGTGGAGCCTATTCTGTGGGTGGACCCGCCGGACAACATGCTGgccctcctcatcctcacccCTGTCTTACTCACCTTGGTCATGACCATCTTGGTGGCGTGGTACAGCCGGCGAGGTGACATCTTGGCCTAA